A stretch of the Papaver somniferum cultivar HN1 chromosome 6, ASM357369v1, whole genome shotgun sequence genome encodes the following:
- the LOC113291629 gene encoding uncharacterized protein LOC113291629, which produces MGFGGVWRAWIRNCLTFTKSFVLVNGSSYSYFGSEKGLRQGDPLSPFLFTIIGEVLSCMLSKAQEFDQISGFSVKEGRTNIYHLQFADDNIILLDAKREQVDALCYPLLFFDRTSGLKKNFSTSSLFWVGVEEGIEYYVNMLGCKNVGKRCLKFVRKELLLGMGKH; this is translated from the coding sequence ATGGGATTTGGTGGTGTTTGGAGAGCTTGGATTAGAAATTGTTTAACTTTCACAAAGTCCTTTGTTCTTGTCAATGGATCGTCCTACAGTTACTTTGGTAGTGAGAAGGGATTACGTCAAGGAGATCCACTATCTCCTTTCCTTTTTACTATCATTGGTGAAGTTCTAAGTTGTATGTTGAGTAAAGCACAAGAATTTGATCAAATATCGGGTTTCTCGGTGAAGGAGGGGAGAACAAATATATACCACTTGCAATTTGCCGATGATAATATTATTCTTCTTGATGCAAAAAGAGAACAAGTTGATGCCCTTTGTTACCCACTTCTTTTCTTCGATCGAACTTCGGGATTGAAGAAAAATTTCTCTACGAGTAGCTTATTTTGGGTCGGGGTCGAAGAGGGAATTGAATATTATGTTAACATGTTAGGATGCAAGAATGTTGGGAAAAGATGTTTGAAATTTGTACGAAAAGAGTTGCTACTTGGAATGGGAAAACACTAG